The Streptomyces sp. NBC_00344 genome includes a window with the following:
- a CDS encoding LysR family transcriptional regulator, with protein MAHDYSSQPRLSPSSYEDDIRLLLAPRLAYFEAVARHEHVTRAAQELSVPQSTLSRAMVRLEADLGVALFARRGRTVSLTPAGRTFLGTVERALAEVERAADSVRADADPTAGRVSFGFLHTMGSETVPALIRAFRAGHPRVRFQLVQNYGEAMISRLRAGELDLCLTSPVPDAPDLVSRRLDEQRLRLVVPDDHRLAGRKRVRLAEAADETFVTLEPGYGLRRITDDLCAEAGFTPRVAFEGEEAETLRGLVAAGLGVALLPPPAVARPGVVELAVTAPRAVREIGVAWLDGHPDTAPVAAFKEFLLSRRGKLLPE; from the coding sequence TCTCGCGTACTTCGAGGCGGTGGCGCGCCATGAGCATGTGACCCGGGCTGCGCAGGAGCTGTCGGTGCCGCAGTCCACCCTGTCGCGGGCCATGGTCAGACTGGAGGCCGACCTGGGTGTGGCGCTGTTCGCGCGCAGGGGCCGTACGGTCTCGCTGACCCCGGCGGGCCGCACCTTCCTCGGCACCGTCGAGCGGGCCCTCGCCGAGGTCGAGCGCGCGGCGGACTCGGTGCGGGCGGACGCCGACCCGACCGCGGGCAGGGTCTCCTTCGGATTTCTGCACACCATGGGATCCGAGACGGTGCCCGCCCTGATCAGGGCCTTCCGGGCAGGTCATCCGCGGGTGCGGTTCCAGCTGGTGCAGAACTACGGCGAGGCGATGATCAGCCGGCTGCGGGCGGGGGAGCTCGACCTCTGTCTGACATCGCCGGTCCCCGACGCACCCGACCTGGTCAGCCGCAGGCTCGACGAGCAACGGCTGCGCCTCGTGGTGCCGGACGACCACCGGCTCGCCGGCCGCAAGCGGGTCCGGCTCGCGGAAGCCGCCGACGAGACGTTCGTGACGCTGGAGCCGGGCTACGGACTGCGGCGCATCACCGACGACCTGTGCGCCGAGGCCGGGTTCACCCCGCGGGTCGCCTTCGAGGGCGAGGAGGCGGAGACACTGCGCGGTCTGGTCGCGGCCGGTCTGGGGGTGGCGCTGCTGCCGCCGCCGGCGGTGGCGAGGCCGGGGGTGGTGGAGCTGGCCGTCACCGCACCGCGAGCGGTACGGGAGATCGGGGTGGCGTGGCTGGACGGCCATCCGGACACGGCCCCCGTCGCGGCCTTCAAGGAGTTCCTGCTGTCGCGGCGGGGGAAGCTGCTGCCGGAGTGA